From a single Sinomonas atrocyanea genomic region:
- a CDS encoding O-acetylhomoserine aminocarboxypropyltransferase/cysteine synthase family protein — MAERQFGFRTRALHAGGTPDAEHGARAVPIYQSTSFVFKDSDDAANLFALQKYGNIYSRIGNPTVAAFEERIASLEGGIGAVATSSGMAAEFITFAALTQAGDHIVASSKLYGGTITQLDVTLRRFGVETTFVDSTDPAAFKAALRENTKAVYTEVVANPSGDIADLAGLAAVAHEHGVPLVVDSTLTPPYILRPIEHGADIVIHSATKFLGGHGTTLGGVVVESGTFDWGNGRFPTMTEPVPSYGNVSWWGNFGEYGFLTKLRSEQLRDIGPSLSAQSAFQLLQGVETLPQRMDNHLANAQRVAEWLEADPRVTYVNYAGLPSHPQHAYAKELLPLGVGSVFSFGVRGGREAGARFIEALQLASHLANIGDARTLVLHPGSTTHQQLSAEQLVAAGVPADLIRLSVGLEDVEDIIWDLDQALAASQTEPQEITGLEEEFAAPTYSGEACSVPAKGANK; from the coding sequence ATGGCGGAGCGCCAGTTCGGCTTCCGCACCCGCGCCCTGCACGCCGGCGGCACGCCCGACGCCGAGCACGGCGCCCGGGCGGTCCCGATCTACCAGTCGACCTCGTTCGTGTTCAAGGACTCGGACGACGCCGCCAACCTGTTCGCGCTGCAGAAGTACGGCAACATCTACTCCCGCATCGGCAACCCGACCGTCGCCGCCTTCGAGGAGCGCATCGCCTCGCTCGAGGGCGGCATCGGAGCGGTCGCGACGTCCTCCGGCATGGCCGCGGAGTTCATCACGTTCGCCGCGCTCACCCAGGCCGGGGACCACATCGTCGCCTCCTCCAAGCTCTACGGCGGCACGATCACCCAGCTCGACGTGACGCTGCGCCGGTTCGGGGTCGAGACCACGTTCGTGGACTCGACCGATCCGGCCGCGTTCAAGGCGGCCCTGCGCGAGAACACCAAGGCCGTGTACACCGAGGTGGTGGCCAACCCCTCCGGCGACATCGCCGACCTGGCCGGCCTCGCCGCCGTCGCCCATGAGCACGGAGTCCCGCTCGTGGTCGACTCGACGCTGACCCCGCCGTACATCTTGCGGCCCATCGAGCACGGCGCGGACATCGTGATCCACTCGGCCACGAAGTTCCTCGGCGGCCACGGGACCACGCTCGGCGGCGTGGTCGTGGAGTCCGGCACCTTCGACTGGGGCAACGGCAGATTCCCGACCATGACGGAGCCGGTGCCCAGCTACGGCAACGTCTCATGGTGGGGCAACTTCGGCGAGTACGGATTCCTCACCAAGCTGCGCTCCGAGCAGCTGCGCGACATCGGGCCGTCCCTGTCCGCGCAGTCCGCGTTCCAGCTCCTCCAGGGCGTCGAGACGCTCCCGCAGCGCATGGACAACCACCTCGCGAACGCCCAGCGCGTCGCCGAGTGGCTCGAGGCCGATCCGCGCGTCACCTACGTGAACTACGCGGGCCTGCCCTCGCACCCGCAGCACGCGTACGCGAAGGAGCTCCTGCCCCTCGGCGTGGGCTCGGTGTTCAGCTTCGGCGTCAGGGGTGGCCGCGAGGCCGGTGCCCGGTTTATCGAGGCGCTCCAGCTCGCCTCGCACCTGGCGAACATCGGGGACGCGCGCACGCTCGTGCTGCACCCCGGCTCGACGACGCACCAGCAGCTCTCCGCGGAGCAGCTCGTCGCGGCCGGCGTGCCGGCGGACCTCATCCGCCTCTCGGTGGGGCTCGAGGACGTCGAGGACATCATCTGGGACCTCGACCAGGCATTGGCTGCAAGCCAGACAGAGCCGCAGGAGATCACCGGCCTCGAGGAGGAGTTCGCCGCGCCGACCTACAGCGGCGAGGCCTGCTCCGTGCCCGCGAAGGGAGCGAACAAGTGA
- a CDS encoding MmcQ/YjbR family DNA-binding protein translates to MDASLLRELCLGFPGAYEDFPFGPEASVFKVRPPRGGDERPGKMFALSNLDAVPLTVALKCDPALAVQLRAAHPEITGAWHMNKRHWSDVRLDGALAEEDVRDLIEDSYDLVVAGLPRAQREALGWSRLAR, encoded by the coding sequence ATGGACGCTTCCCTGCTCAGGGAGCTCTGCCTCGGCTTCCCCGGCGCGTACGAGGACTTCCCGTTCGGGCCCGAGGCCTCGGTGTTCAAGGTCCGGCCCCCGCGGGGCGGCGACGAGCGGCCGGGAAAGATGTTCGCCCTCTCCAACCTCGACGCGGTCCCCCTGACCGTGGCGCTCAAGTGCGACCCCGCGCTGGCCGTGCAGCTGCGGGCGGCGCACCCCGAGATCACCGGCGCCTGGCACATGAACAAGAGGCACTGGAGCGACGTGCGCCTCGACGGGGCCCTCGCCGAGGAGGATGTCCGCGACCTGATCGAGGACTCGTACGACCTCGTCGTGGCCGGCCTGCCCCGGGCGCAGCGCGAGGCGCTGGGCTGGAGCCGGCTCGCCCGCTGA
- a CDS encoding NAD-dependent succinate-semialdehyde dehydrogenase — protein sequence MTSSEPGYRVLNPATGEVVETFPTATDADVESALASAQSAFESWRETPIEARAKVVSRIAELFTERADELAAIITEEMGKPLSQSKGEAEFCTDIFNYFATEGPTLAADQEIKTFSGGRAVVQKLPVGPLLGIMPWNYPYYQVARFAAPNLMLGNTIILKHAENCPRSALAIQQIMDDAGVPRGAYVNLFASHAQIADIIADPRLQGVSLTGSERAGAIIGELAGKNLKKAVLELGGSDPFVVLDAADVASVADTAWDTRMENTGQACNSNKRMIVMEDIFDDFVAQLTARAQALTPGDPAADAENTYAPLSSRAAAEGLAEQVRDAVDKGATLHAGGVLGEGDAAYYSPAVLTGVTPEMRAYREELFGPVAVVYKVGSDEEALRLANDTPYGLGGAVFSTDTARAEKVASRLESGMSNVNIPAAEGAEMPFGGVKRSGFGRELGPLGMDEFVNKRLYYVAE from the coding sequence ATGACTAGCAGTGAGCCCGGATACCGTGTCCTGAATCCCGCCACCGGCGAGGTCGTCGAGACGTTTCCCACCGCGACCGACGCCGACGTCGAGTCCGCCCTCGCCTCCGCCCAGAGCGCCTTCGAGTCCTGGCGCGAGACTCCGATCGAGGCGCGCGCCAAGGTGGTCTCGCGCATCGCCGAGCTGTTCACCGAGCGCGCCGACGAGCTCGCCGCGATCATCACCGAAGAGATGGGCAAGCCACTCTCCCAGTCCAAGGGCGAGGCCGAGTTCTGCACGGACATCTTCAACTACTTCGCCACCGAGGGCCCGACCCTCGCCGCCGATCAGGAGATCAAGACCTTCTCCGGCGGCCGGGCCGTGGTGCAGAAGCTGCCCGTGGGCCCGCTCCTGGGCATCATGCCGTGGAACTACCCGTACTACCAGGTGGCCCGGTTCGCCGCGCCGAACCTCATGCTCGGCAACACGATCATCCTCAAGCACGCCGAGAACTGCCCCCGCTCGGCCCTCGCGATCCAGCAGATCATGGACGACGCCGGCGTGCCGCGCGGCGCCTACGTCAACCTCTTCGCCTCGCACGCCCAGATCGCGGACATCATCGCGGACCCGCGCCTCCAGGGCGTCTCGCTGACCGGCTCGGAGCGGGCGGGCGCGATCATCGGCGAGCTCGCGGGCAAGAACCTCAAGAAGGCCGTGCTCGAGCTCGGCGGCTCGGACCCATTCGTGGTCCTCGACGCCGCTGACGTCGCCTCAGTCGCGGACACCGCGTGGGACACCCGCATGGAGAACACCGGCCAGGCCTGCAACTCGAACAAGCGGATGATCGTCATGGAGGACATCTTCGACGACTTCGTGGCCCAGCTGACCGCCCGCGCGCAGGCCCTCACCCCGGGCGATCCCGCCGCCGACGCCGAGAACACGTACGCGCCGCTGTCCTCCCGCGCGGCCGCCGAGGGCCTGGCCGAGCAGGTGCGGGACGCCGTGGACAAGGGTGCCACGCTCCACGCGGGCGGCGTGCTCGGCGAGGGCGACGCCGCGTACTACTCCCCCGCCGTCCTCACGGGCGTCACGCCCGAGATGCGGGCGTACCGCGAGGAGCTGTTCGGCCCGGTCGCGGTGGTCTACAAGGTCGGCAGCGACGAGGAGGCCCTCCGCCTCGCGAACGACACCCCGTACGGCCTCGGCGGCGCCGTCTTCTCCACGGACACCGCCCGCGCGGAGAAGGTCGCGTCGCGCCTCGAGAGCGGCATGTCGAACGTCAACATCCCGGCCGCCGAGGGCGCGGAGATGCCGTTCGGCGGGGTCAAGCGCTCGGGCTTCGGCCGCGAGCTCGGCCCGCTCGGGATGGACGAGTTCGTCAACAAGCGCCTCTACTACGTCGCCGAGTGA
- a CDS encoding CoA-binding protein gives MRHVNDPAVIDRLMSTPGTWAIVGLTRNEWRAAHAVSLTVRDVMGNRIIPVNLRGEDVHGEKGYARLADIPAELHPIDVVDCFVNSGRVGDIVDQAIAVGAKAVWMQLGVVDEGAAERAEAAGLDVVMDACPERELWRRGRGTA, from the coding sequence ATGCGGCACGTGAACGATCCTGCTGTCATCGACCGCCTCATGAGCACCCCCGGGACGTGGGCGATCGTCGGGCTGACCCGGAATGAGTGGCGGGCCGCGCACGCCGTCTCCCTCACGGTCCGCGACGTCATGGGCAACCGCATCATCCCGGTGAACCTGCGCGGCGAGGACGTGCACGGCGAGAAGGGCTACGCGCGGCTCGCGGACATCCCCGCCGAGCTGCACCCGATCGACGTCGTGGACTGCTTCGTGAACTCCGGCCGGGTCGGCGACATCGTGGACCAGGCGATCGCCGTCGGTGCGAAGGCCGTGTGGATGCAGCTCGGCGTCGTCGACGAGGGCGCGGCGGAGCGCGCGGAGGCCGCGGGGCTCGACGTGGTCATGGACGCCTGCCCCGAGCGGGAGCTGTGGCGGCGCGGCCGCGGGACGGCGTGA
- a CDS encoding NADPH-dependent FMN reductase translates to MSWLKKLFGTTDSSAAHRAEAPAAEATRAPALPSAEAPTAVVREGAPRIAVVTGSTRPGRNSRQVAEWVVARANQRGDASFELVDIADFNLPLLDEAFPAAYGNYQGEHTKAWAAKIAEFDGYVFVTPEYNHSTAPALANALSFLNAEWANKAAGIVGYGSALGARAVEHLRGVLSELQIAHVQKTGMFSLFNDFEDFSVFKPTDLQAVSVDPMLDQLVAWTVAFAQVRAGELEAAAV, encoded by the coding sequence ATGTCCTGGCTCAAGAAGCTCTTCGGCACGACCGACTCGTCCGCCGCCCACCGCGCCGAGGCTCCGGCCGCGGAGGCGACCCGCGCTCCGGCGCTCCCTTCCGCGGAGGCGCCCACCGCCGTCGTGCGGGAAGGCGCCCCGCGGATCGCGGTGGTGACCGGAAGCACCCGCCCCGGGCGCAACAGCCGCCAGGTGGCGGAGTGGGTCGTTGCGCGCGCGAACCAGCGCGGCGACGCCTCCTTCGAGCTCGTGGACATCGCCGACTTCAATCTGCCGCTGCTGGACGAGGCCTTCCCCGCCGCGTACGGCAACTACCAGGGCGAGCACACGAAGGCGTGGGCGGCGAAGATCGCCGAATTCGACGGCTACGTGTTCGTCACCCCCGAGTACAACCACTCGACGGCGCCGGCCCTCGCCAACGCGCTCTCGTTCCTCAACGCCGAGTGGGCCAACAAGGCCGCGGGCATCGTGGGCTACGGCTCGGCGCTGGGGGCGCGGGCGGTCGAGCACCTGCGGGGAGTGCTGTCCGAGCTGCAGATCGCCCACGTGCAGAAGACCGGCATGTTCTCGCTCTTCAACGACTTCGAGGACTTCTCGGTGTTCAAGCCGACCGACCTGCAGGCCGTGTCCGTGGACCCCATGCTCGATCAGCTCGTGGCCTGGACCGTGGCGTTCGCCCAGGTCCGCGCGGGCGAGCTCGAGGCCGCCGCGGTCTGA
- a CDS encoding putative quinol monooxygenase gives MYFIVVKFETKPEYTEQFPEIVREFTESTRREPGNLFFEWSRSLENPAEYVLVEAFTDDGAAPHVQSEHFANGLEAMRPCLVRTPSIVSRLVDGEGWGEMGELQIG, from the coding sequence ATGTACTTCATCGTCGTGAAGTTCGAGACCAAGCCCGAGTACACGGAGCAGTTCCCCGAGATCGTGCGCGAGTTCACCGAGTCCACGCGCAGGGAGCCCGGGAACCTGTTCTTCGAGTGGTCGCGCTCCCTGGAGAACCCGGCGGAGTACGTCCTCGTCGAGGCCTTCACAGACGACGGCGCCGCCCCGCACGTGCAGAGCGAGCACTTCGCGAACGGCCTCGAGGCCATGCGGCCCTGCCTGGTCAGGACCCCGAGTATCGTCTCCCGGCTCGTCGACGGCGAGGGCTGGGGCGAAATGGGCGAGCTGCAGATCGGCTGA
- a CDS encoding ArsR/SmtB family transcription factor, translated as MQITLTSEDLTKVHFEASPLWETVTSLRALQAGTPLHRPWITEARQRISASGDPLSREHLRVLTTLVQPKGFIADSLTPTPTRADTFAEALDAVAEVPAELWARDFDCLEKCQLVGYMRATLTELRADPEGSVGRIVAALRWYWTTALEPYWPRLRSVLLADIDSRLDDLARYGIQEVFKTLHPSVRPTDTGLEITRGCEATERPKPGSGLILVPNAFVWPNTLVLNIAPFVPTITYAPRGVGRLWEATRETRESPVSRLLGRTRAQILAQLDVPMTTTQLACALDLAAGTVNAHLKVLAESGLTEPVRAGREVFYQRGRVGEELLARA; from the coding sequence ATGCAGATCACGCTCACGAGCGAGGACCTCACCAAGGTCCACTTCGAGGCCTCCCCGCTGTGGGAGACGGTGACCAGCCTGCGCGCGCTGCAGGCCGGGACGCCGCTGCACCGGCCCTGGATCACCGAGGCGCGCCAGCGCATCTCCGCGAGCGGCGACCCGCTCTCCCGCGAGCACCTGCGGGTCCTGACGACCCTCGTGCAGCCCAAGGGCTTCATCGCCGACTCCCTCACGCCGACCCCGACCCGCGCGGACACGTTCGCGGAGGCCCTCGACGCCGTCGCCGAGGTGCCCGCCGAGCTGTGGGCGCGCGACTTCGACTGCCTCGAGAAGTGCCAGCTCGTCGGCTACATGCGGGCCACCCTCACCGAGCTGCGCGCCGACCCGGAGGGCTCGGTGGGCCGGATCGTGGCGGCGCTGCGCTGGTACTGGACCACGGCCCTCGAGCCCTACTGGCCCAGGCTGCGCTCGGTGCTGCTCGCGGACATCGACTCGCGCCTGGACGACCTGGCGCGGTACGGCATCCAGGAGGTGTTCAAGACCCTGCACCCGAGCGTGCGCCCCACCGACACCGGCCTGGAGATCACGCGCGGGTGCGAGGCGACGGAGCGGCCCAAGCCGGGCAGCGGCCTGATCCTCGTGCCGAACGCCTTCGTGTGGCCCAACACGCTCGTGCTCAACATTGCCCCGTTCGTGCCCACCATCACGTACGCGCCCCGCGGCGTCGGGCGGCTGTGGGAGGCGACGCGGGAGACGCGCGAGTCGCCGGTCTCACGCCTGCTCGGGCGGACGCGCGCGCAGATCCTCGCGCAGCTGGACGTGCCGATGACGACGACGCAGCTCGCCTGCGCGCTCGACCTCGCCGCCGGGACGGTCAACGCGCACCTCAAGGTGCTCGCGGAGTCGGGGCTCACCGAGCCGGTGCGCGCCGGGCGCGAGGTGTTCTACCAGCGCGGGCGGGTGGGCGAGGAGCTCCTGGCCCGGGCGTGA
- the sfnG gene encoding dimethylsulfone monooxygenase SfnG gives MSLSGIDLETPLKFAYWVPNVSGGLVVSTIEQRTNWEFEYNRKLARIAEDSGFEYALTQTRYAASYGADKQHEATSFSLALLMATERLKVISAVHPGMWHPGVLAKFIITADHLSGGRAAVNVVSGWLKDEFVNFGLEWLEHDERYVRTEEFINALRGLWTQKEYSQSGKYYTISDFTLNPAPLDVPGRPHPEIFFGGNSTAAQAAAGRTADWYFSNGRDIEGFKENIAGVLAAAQDGRTAPAAPRFGLNGFVIARDTEKEAQDTLREIIAKAHRPAVEGFAAAVKEAGQSTKDGKGMWEDSTFEDLVQYNDGFRTKLIGTPEQIAERIVEYKKIGVNLFLTGYLHFQEELEAFGRDVLPIVRELEADLARKNGTELRTDLLPVTRHDGAARHRADLTGADLAGANA, from the coding sequence ATGTCCTTGTCTGGGATCGACCTCGAGACCCCGCTGAAGTTCGCCTACTGGGTGCCCAACGTCTCGGGTGGCCTCGTCGTCTCGACCATCGAGCAGCGGACCAACTGGGAGTTCGAGTACAACAGGAAGCTCGCCCGCATCGCGGAGGACTCGGGCTTCGAGTACGCCCTGACGCAGACCCGCTACGCCGCGAGCTACGGCGCGGACAAGCAGCACGAGGCCACCTCGTTCAGTCTCGCGCTGCTCATGGCCACCGAGCGGCTCAAGGTCATCTCGGCCGTGCACCCGGGCATGTGGCACCCGGGGGTGCTCGCAAAGTTCATCATCACCGCGGACCACCTCTCCGGCGGACGCGCGGCCGTGAACGTGGTCTCGGGCTGGCTCAAGGACGAGTTCGTGAACTTCGGCCTGGAGTGGCTCGAGCACGATGAGCGCTACGTCCGCACCGAGGAGTTCATCAACGCCCTCCGAGGCCTGTGGACGCAGAAGGAGTACTCGCAGTCGGGCAAGTACTACACGATCTCCGACTTCACGCTGAACCCGGCGCCGCTGGACGTCCCGGGCCGCCCGCACCCGGAGATCTTCTTCGGCGGCAACTCGACGGCCGCGCAGGCCGCTGCAGGCCGCACCGCGGACTGGTACTTCTCCAACGGCCGCGACATCGAGGGCTTCAAGGAGAACATCGCCGGGGTCCTGGCCGCCGCCCAGGACGGCCGCACCGCCCCCGCCGCGCCGCGCTTCGGCCTCAACGGCTTTGTGATCGCCCGCGACACGGAGAAGGAGGCCCAGGACACGCTCCGCGAGATCATCGCCAAGGCCCACCGGCCCGCCGTCGAGGGCTTCGCCGCCGCCGTCAAGGAGGCCGGCCAGTCCACCAAGGACGGCAAGGGCATGTGGGAGGACTCCACGTTCGAGGACCTCGTCCAGTACAACGACGGCTTCCGCACCAAGCTCATCGGCACCCCCGAGCAGATCGCCGAGCGGATCGTCGAGTACAAGAAGATCGGCGTGAACCTGTTCCTCACCGGCTACCTGCACTTCCAGGAGGAGCTCGAGGCGTTCGGCCGCGACGTCCTCCCGATCGTGCGCGAGCTCGAGGCGGACCTCGCCCGCAAGAACGGCACCGAGCTGCGCACTGACCTGCTGCCGGTCACGAGGCACGACGGCGCCGCCCGCCACCGCGCGGACCTCACCGGGGCGGACCTCGCCGGGGCGAACGCCTGA
- a CDS encoding CoA-binding protein produces MSVVGTTEAERTWVGPSAPERLRILHETKVIAIVGASDKPSRASYFVATYLLSSTKYRVYFVNPVVKSILGQPVYASLADLPETPDLVEVFRKHDDLPGVLEEAKAVGAKTIWLQLGSWHEGVAADAEAAGLNVVMDRCVKIEHARFHGGLHLAGFNTGVISSKRQVLP; encoded by the coding sequence GTGAGCGTCGTCGGAACGACAGAAGCCGAGCGCACCTGGGTGGGTCCCTCCGCCCCCGAGCGGCTGAGGATCCTGCACGAGACGAAGGTCATCGCGATCGTCGGAGCCTCGGACAAGCCCAGCCGCGCGAGCTACTTCGTGGCCACGTACCTGCTCTCGTCCACGAAGTACCGCGTGTACTTCGTCAACCCGGTCGTGAAGAGCATCTTGGGGCAGCCGGTCTACGCCTCGCTCGCGGACCTGCCCGAGACCCCGGACCTCGTCGAGGTGTTCCGCAAGCACGACGACCTCCCCGGCGTGCTCGAGGAGGCCAAGGCGGTCGGCGCCAAGACCATCTGGCTCCAGCTCGGGTCCTGGCACGAGGGGGTCGCCGCGGACGCCGAGGCCGCCGGCCTGAACGTGGTAATGGACCGCTGCGTGAAGATCGAGCACGCGCGCTTCCACGGCGGCCTGCACCTCGCGGGCTTCAACACGGGCGTGATCTCGAGCAAGCGCCAGGTCCTCCCCTAA
- a CDS encoding acyl-CoA dehydrogenase family protein, translating to MGRTTAGGSASYAELAERFAPVFARIEGGALDRELARALPFEQVGWLKDAGFGRVRVPAEYGGFGASIETLVRLLIDLSAADSSVGHLLRSHFAFVETISLQDEAFRARWFGRVADGALFGNAATEKSGNALGTVQTRLAPAANGWLLTGEKYYTTGTIFADYVAVMASPEESAARLYAIAPTGHPGVEIRDDWDGFGQQMTGTGTAVFRDVPIPDEDAVPRTESTTHEPAFLQLMLLTVLAGIGKAVVRDASALVAKRTRTFSTGSGQLFREDPLILNLVGQLAAKSFAAESSVLAAARELDAALALGPDAPAEDRYVRGAVAVDLAQVAVPPLVIDAAQQLFDTAGASAVSRGKALDRHWRNARTVATHNPAAFKARGLGDWFVNGTSPVALHSIGEATAPAGSAR from the coding sequence ATGGGACGCACGACGGCGGGCGGTTCCGCCTCGTACGCGGAGCTCGCCGAGCGCTTCGCCCCGGTCTTCGCGCGGATCGAGGGCGGCGCGCTCGACCGGGAGCTGGCCAGGGCCCTGCCGTTCGAGCAGGTCGGCTGGCTCAAGGACGCCGGGTTCGGCCGCGTGCGGGTGCCAGCCGAGTACGGCGGCTTCGGCGCCTCCATCGAGACGCTCGTCCGGCTGCTCATCGACCTCTCCGCGGCGGACTCCTCGGTGGGACACCTGCTGCGCTCCCACTTCGCGTTCGTGGAGACCATCTCGCTGCAGGACGAGGCCTTCCGGGCCCGGTGGTTCGGCCGGGTCGCGGACGGCGCCCTCTTCGGCAACGCCGCGACCGAGAAGTCCGGCAACGCCCTCGGTACCGTCCAGACGCGCCTCGCCCCCGCGGCCAACGGGTGGCTCCTCACCGGCGAGAAGTACTACACGACCGGCACGATCTTCGCCGACTACGTGGCCGTCATGGCGTCCCCGGAGGAATCGGCCGCGCGGCTGTACGCGATCGCGCCGACCGGGCATCCCGGCGTCGAGATTCGCGACGACTGGGACGGCTTCGGCCAGCAGATGACCGGCACCGGGACGGCCGTGTTCCGCGATGTCCCGATCCCGGATGAGGACGCCGTGCCCCGCACCGAGTCCACCACGCATGAGCCGGCCTTCCTCCAGCTCATGCTCCTGACGGTCCTCGCCGGGATCGGGAAGGCCGTGGTGCGCGACGCCTCGGCGCTCGTGGCGAAGCGGACGCGGACCTTCTCGACCGGGTCCGGGCAGCTGTTCCGCGAGGACCCGCTCATCCTGAACCTGGTGGGGCAGCTCGCGGCCAAGTCGTTCGCCGCGGAGTCCTCCGTGCTCGCCGCGGCCCGCGAGCTCGACGCCGCCCTCGCCCTCGGCCCCGACGCCCCGGCCGAGGACCGCTACGTGCGGGGAGCTGTCGCCGTCGACCTCGCCCAGGTGGCCGTGCCGCCGCTCGTGATCGACGCCGCGCAGCAGCTCTTCGACACGGCCGGCGCCTCCGCCGTGTCCCGGGGCAAGGCGCTCGACCGGCACTGGCGCAATGCCCGGACCGTCGCGACGCACAACCCGGCGGCGTTCAAGGCGCGCGGGCTGGGGGACTGGTTCGTCAACGGGACCTCGCCCGTGGCCCTGCACAGCATCGGCGAGGCAACGGCTCCGGCGGGGTCGGCCCGCTAG
- a CDS encoding RNA polymerase sigma factor, giving the protein MFESITDDDLAPGALTEHERFTLVYRSLAPAVIAYMSARGVDDPEALAQDVFVAVLPRLGSITGGAAGLKTLVFSVAHARVVDHYRRTERRPRIVDYDPLLDTRETASAEHDALLATGQTDAENLIGRLKGDQKEVLTLRIVAELSIEEVASVLGKTPGAVKQLQRRALLALREHVSEEEWVRSA; this is encoded by the coding sequence GTGTTCGAATCGATCACTGACGACGATCTCGCGCCGGGTGCGCTGACGGAGCACGAGCGGTTCACCCTCGTCTACCGTTCACTGGCACCCGCGGTGATCGCCTACATGTCCGCCCGCGGGGTGGACGACCCCGAGGCGCTCGCGCAGGACGTGTTCGTCGCGGTCCTGCCGCGTCTCGGGTCGATCACCGGCGGTGCGGCCGGGTTGAAGACGCTCGTCTTCTCCGTGGCCCACGCCCGCGTGGTGGACCACTACCGCCGCACCGAGCGCCGGCCGCGGATCGTCGACTACGATCCGCTGCTGGACACGCGCGAGACCGCCTCCGCGGAGCACGATGCGCTCCTCGCCACGGGCCAGACCGACGCGGAGAACCTGATCGGCAGGCTCAAGGGAGACCAGAAGGAGGTGCTCACCCTCCGCATCGTGGCGGAACTGAGCATCGAAGAAGTCGCCTCCGTGCTCGGCAAGACGCCGGGCGCGGTCAAACAGCTCCAACGCAGGGCACTGCTGGCCCTCAGGGAGCACGTGTCCGAGGAAGAGTGGGTCCGATCAGCGTGA